In the Pantanalinema sp. genome, CGGTAGCGGGTGTTGGGGTGCAGGTTGACGAAGCCGACCGGGGTGCCGAGGTCGGCCTTGAGGACGTCCTTGGTGATGGGGCGGCCGTTCGCATCCGCGATGGCGCTCTCGCCGGTGTCGTTGACCCGGTAGAGCTTGAGCAGCAGGTGCACGACGTCGTCCTGGCCGTAAGGCATGATCCCTGCCGTCTGGGTGCGGTAGGCGCCGCTGGCCAGCTGGGTGCGGATCTGGAGGCTGGCCTTCCCCTCGGCGGGCCGGGTGGGCGTGCCGAAGGGAAGTTGGGCGCAGCCGGCGAGGGCCACGGCGGCGACGAGGGGCAGGATCAGGCGGATGGCTGACATGGGATGGGTCTCCTTCGAGGAGTCGATCGGCCTTGCGGAGGAGGGCGCGTCGGCCGCCCCCGAGGGTGGGTGGCCAACAGGACATGAGAGTGCTAATCGCAGCAAGCTTATTCAAGAGAAGCAATCGGCGACAAGAGGGCTAGCCCCCCGGTTTCGACACGCTCGAGAGGGCTAGCCCCCGCCCTGCTTCCTGCACGACGCGACGGACCGCCCTGAGGCGGTCCGTCGTGAGGGGGATGAGGGGAGATTTACGGGCGAGGGCTCGCCCAGCAGCCTCGCCTCTTCGAGAGCTGCTGCCACCCGCCGCCAGTCGCCCTTCTCTTCGAGGGTCCCCGGCGCGGTCCGCTGAGACCTGGAAGCCTGCTTGCAGTGAGCACGAGTGGAGCCCCAGGATCTACGCAACCAAGTTATCCCTGATGCTGTGTCGCTTACTCCAGGGCACTGGCCGGATTCCGTATTGTCCAAGGGCCTCGGTGACGCCCGAGGGAATCTTGTGCTCGTCGTCGTTGAGAAATGCGATCAACTCCGCGTTCGGGGGGCGAACCTCCCGGGAGTCGACCCAGGCAAAAGCCAAGTTCTGAGCGGAGTCGCGAGCAGGCCGGTTGATGGCCTTGACGATTCTCTCGGGCTTTTTCTTGGAATGAGGGATCACGAAGTCGAAGTGGTGGCTGAACCCGCTCTTGCCAGTGAAGTTCACGGATGGCGCGTAACGGATGTCATTGTCTTCAAGCCACGCCTGCACGTCCTCCAAGAAGAGACTCTGCACCTGGCCAGCAGCCAGCACGAATAGGTCGTTGACAGTCACCATGGCCTGAACCAGTGAGTGCTTGCGATGGGGAAAGTCTTCACGCGTAGCTTGGACGCAGAGGGCATCGTCCAGAAGTTGAACCCCATGGCCGTTGAGGATGGTCTGAAGCAAGGCGAGACGCTTGGGGGTCTTCAGTTCGCACCCCGACATGCGAAGATCATCGAGGGTGTAGCCATCATCGGTCAGCCAGAATGTGCCGTTCTCTTCCTTGAGGTAGATTACCAAGCGATCGTTGTGCCGATCGAGAAACGGCGTCTGGATCTCCACCCACCCGTTGACATCACGCAACGCCGTCCGGTCTTTCAACCAGTCGGTGTAGGAAACGATCAGCCGTCGGGCCTCCGAGAGCATCAAACCCACCCTTGCTGCATGCGTGGAGGGAGCGTGATATTACAATACCCCATGAAATCGAGTAACGTCCGCTCAGTATCCTCGGGATTGGAGAAAACGTCTGGCAGGGGGAACGCCCACTTGTCGCCGTATCCCTCCCGGTAGAGGTGGATGTGGGGCGGTGGGACCTCGGTTCCATCCGGGTTATCGTGAGAGGGACCTCGCAGATCGACTCGCGCCAAGATTAGCGAGACCCGACCTCGGTTCTGGAAGGTACGTCGCACCAGATCTATCCGGTAGCGCTTCACGTCAAGAACGAACTCTTCCTTGAGGTCGGTTGACTGCAAGGGGATCTGCACGGACGTGCCGTGCGCGGGATACTCCCACACCTTTTCATCGACCCTCTGTTTTTCGACTGCGAGGAGGGCGTCTGCGAAGGCTTGCGAAACGTGCTTGTCAGCCATTTGGGAAAGACCTCCACAGTCTCGTAGTGCCCCGGTCGGGCAGGCCGATCGGGATGTCCACGGCGATGATTTCGTAGTGGCCGCTTACGACTTCTTTGAAGGTCCTGGCCAGGTGGATGGTCACGGACCCAGGCGGATCAGTGTCCTCCCAGGACGCCACTACCCAGCCGCTCGAGCAGCCATCAGCCCCCGCAAACCTCATGAACGGCCCGCCAGTTTCGCCAGCTCGAACCAAACGGCCTCGTCCCAAAACCCGCTCGCAGCCCCAGAGGTCGAGGGTGCCACGAAGATCTGGGTCGCCCCGATGTGGCACCCGGCCTGCAGCCCGAACTCGACCTTCTTGACCTGCAGGTAGGCCATCGTCGCCTGCTTCCCGTTGAAGCAGATCACCTTGGGTTGGGCCTCAAGGATCCGCTGCTCGAACCCCTCGCGGTCGTAGTCGGCCTTTTGCAGGGTGTGGTCCATCCCTGCCTTACCCTTCACCAGGTCGGTCAGGCCGATGCCGAACTCGGGCAGCTGGACGTACTCCTCGGGCTTGAGCTGTCGTGGGGTGAGGCCCGCCCGATGCAGGG is a window encoding:
- a CDS encoding mismatch-specific DNA-glycosylase; the encoded protein is MLTDLLHPGLDLVFCGTAAGTESARRQAYYAGPGNKFWRTLHRAGLTPRQLKPEEYVQLPEFGIGLTDLVKGKAGMDHTLQKADYDREGFEQRILEAQPKVICFNGKQATMAYLQVKKVEFGLQAGCHIGATQIFVAPSTSGAASGFWDEAVWFELAKLAGRS
- a CDS encoding DUF1829 domain-containing protein, whose amino-acid sequence is MLSEARRLIVSYTDWLKDRTALRDVNGWVEIQTPFLDRHNDRLVIYLKEENGTFWLTDDGYTLDDLRMSGCELKTPKRLALLQTILNGHGVQLLDDALCVQATREDFPHRKHSLVQAMVTVNDLFVLAAGQVQSLFLEDVQAWLEDNDIRYAPSVNFTGKSGFSHHFDFVIPHSKKKPERIVKAINRPARDSAQNLAFAWVDSREVRPPNAELIAFLNDDEHKIPSGVTEALGQYGIRPVPWSKRHSIRDNLVA